A part of Mycolicibacterium sp. TUM20985 genomic DNA contains:
- a CDS encoding TMEM165/GDT1 family protein, whose amino-acid sequence MLSALLLSFVVIFIAEMGDKSQLMAMMFALRYRWWVVLGAITAATTIVHVLSVAIGHYLGAALPTHLLGVIAGVMFVVFGLWTLRGDRLTDEESSRAQKAAAPAFFVVMSAFVLAELGDKTMLATVTLAADNDWVGVWIGSTLGMVAADALAIIVGAVAGKHLPERTIQISAAALFLLFGAYMLLDSTFTGAPVALVGGGAMAAVLAVAAILRALPERLRPAVLRPQPAPDADEAESVSRQA is encoded by the coding sequence GTGCTTTCCGCTCTGCTGCTGAGCTTCGTCGTCATCTTCATTGCGGAGATGGGCGACAAGTCCCAGCTGATGGCGATGATGTTCGCGCTGCGCTACCGCTGGTGGGTGGTTCTCGGCGCCATCACCGCCGCCACCACCATCGTGCACGTCCTTTCGGTGGCGATCGGCCACTATCTCGGCGCCGCCCTGCCGACTCACCTGCTCGGCGTCATCGCGGGCGTCATGTTCGTCGTGTTCGGCTTGTGGACGCTCCGGGGTGACAGGCTCACCGACGAGGAATCCAGCCGTGCCCAGAAGGCAGCAGCACCGGCGTTCTTCGTGGTCATGTCGGCGTTCGTACTGGCCGAACTCGGCGACAAGACCATGCTCGCGACCGTCACCCTCGCTGCCGACAACGACTGGGTCGGCGTCTGGATCGGTTCCACGCTCGGCATGGTGGCCGCCGACGCGCTCGCCATCATCGTTGGTGCGGTGGCCGGAAAGCACCTGCCCGAGCGGACGATCCAGATCTCCGCGGCCGCGCTGTTCCTACTCTTCGGCGCCTACATGCTCCTGGACAGCACCTTCACCGGTGCGCCCGTTGCGCTGGTCGGCGGGGGCGCGATGGCCGCCGTCCTGGCGGTGGCCGCCATCCTGCGCGCGCTCCCGGAACGGCTGCGGCCGGCCGTCCTGCGACCCCAGCCGGCGCCTGATGCCGACGAGGCCGAATCGGTGTCGCGTCAAGCCTGA
- a CDS encoding DUF3375 domain-containing protein → MSAAELLELNRDIQGSPTLRLLATLNLGVYATLMERHLSEGVIAEAELVVRLERDLDELGRPGGEQSGLTLIKSWASQGWLHRVADQRTGVERNLCYLTQEARRALDLLRGMRRQDTIATGGSINGIASRLKQVALRVGHDPDRIRAGLHAEIAALHAELDRLDGDAEATSDRPDVDLSDSYDEARAIALQMERLITDIGQYGTMIEQATAALGEPIDTNVEYRDRQRQMYADYQAAWDSQGRDSHRAFLRMINDPDQRAEFEADVAAVAEALPALDPALRRVMAGFFELVGHQIDEVERIQQRCAQRVKRFTAFGTLEQSRGVARQLNDAIGAARALLKVSLTDSRLPLELPLARHAISSVGALSFRIGDVSNPKPAQSAGSEVDLSSFAALTTQVDAPAMSDMINGALAEGPVSLPDAVQMLDSAYLGHVIVLWSWALKQPDAAPAPESATVRFQSLDGRDREMEIPYLMFTEPISSLLGAAP, encoded by the coding sequence ATGTCGGCTGCCGAGCTCCTCGAGCTCAACCGCGACATCCAGGGTTCGCCCACCCTTCGATTGCTCGCCACGCTCAACCTGGGTGTCTACGCCACGCTGATGGAGCGGCATCTCAGCGAGGGGGTCATCGCCGAGGCCGAACTCGTGGTGCGCCTCGAACGCGACCTGGACGAACTGGGCCGCCCCGGCGGCGAGCAGTCCGGCCTGACCCTCATCAAGTCCTGGGCCAGCCAGGGCTGGCTGCACCGGGTGGCCGACCAGCGCACGGGTGTCGAACGCAACCTCTGCTACCTGACGCAGGAGGCGCGGCGGGCCCTGGACCTCCTGCGCGGCATGCGCCGTCAGGACACCATCGCCACCGGCGGCTCCATCAACGGCATCGCGTCGCGGCTCAAGCAGGTCGCGCTGCGCGTGGGCCACGATCCCGACCGCATTCGGGCCGGCCTCCATGCCGAGATCGCCGCGCTGCACGCCGAGTTGGATCGTCTCGACGGTGATGCCGAGGCCACGTCGGACCGGCCCGACGTCGACCTGAGTGACTCCTACGACGAGGCCCGCGCCATCGCGCTGCAGATGGAGCGGTTGATCACCGACATAGGCCAGTACGGCACGATGATCGAACAGGCCACCGCCGCGCTCGGGGAACCGATCGACACCAACGTCGAGTACCGGGACCGCCAGCGCCAGATGTACGCCGATTACCAGGCCGCCTGGGATTCCCAGGGCCGCGACTCGCACCGGGCCTTCCTGCGCATGATCAACGATCCCGACCAGCGCGCCGAATTCGAGGCCGACGTCGCCGCGGTCGCCGAGGCCCTGCCCGCGCTGGACCCGGCGCTGCGCCGGGTGATGGCCGGTTTCTTCGAACTCGTTGGTCATCAGATCGACGAGGTGGAACGCATCCAGCAGCGCTGCGCCCAGAGGGTCAAGCGGTTCACCGCGTTCGGCACGCTGGAGCAGAGCCGCGGCGTCGCCCGCCAGCTCAACGACGCGATCGGTGCCGCCCGCGCCCTGCTGAAGGTGTCGCTGACCGACTCGCGCCTACCGCTCGAACTGCCCCTCGCCCGCCACGCCATCAGCTCGGTGGGGGCGCTCAGCTTCCGCATCGGCGACGTGTCCAACCCCAAGCCGGCGCAGTCGGCGGGCAGCGAGGTCGACCTGTCCAGCTTCGCCGCCCTGACCACCCAGGTCGACGCCCCCGCGATGTCCGACATGATCAACGGCGCCCTCGCCGAGGGCCCCGTGTCGCTGCCCGACGCGGTGCAGATGCTCGACTCGGCCTACCTCGGCCACGTCATCGTGCTGTGGTCCTGGGCCTTGAAGCAGCCCGACGCAGCGCCAGCCCCCGAGTCGGCCACGGTGCGTTTCCAGTCCCTCGATGGGCGCGACCGAGAGATGGAGATCCCGTACTTGATGTTCACCGAACCGATTTCGAGCCTGCTGGGAGCAGCGCCGTGA
- a CDS encoding DUF4194 domain-containing protein: MTEHGTDERSREEHGTDYAGFSALPQVDQVARIPHQRRPRFDGDVSELPDRACWALQQLLTRRYVSAESDRDLYSWVLEYRTQLTVRLSELDLLLRIVEDVFNDGGVAFVEQARYDSARGAKLLRREPLGTYDSILALHLAQIMRASGNHTVLISRDEVHALFAGVLNEIDRDTVTFSARIDAAIARLTGLEILRKSRDDDDSYTVSPVINAVMTASVITELQGQFELLLSGGSAGQDLEEGELDA; encoded by the coding sequence GTGACCGAGCATGGGACCGACGAGCGCTCGCGCGAGGAGCATGGGACCGACTACGCCGGGTTCTCCGCGCTTCCGCAGGTCGACCAGGTCGCTCGAATCCCGCACCAGCGGCGACCCCGGTTCGACGGCGACGTCAGCGAGCTGCCCGACCGTGCCTGCTGGGCACTGCAACAGCTTCTGACCCGGCGCTACGTCAGCGCCGAGTCCGATCGCGATCTGTACAGCTGGGTCCTGGAGTACCGGACGCAGTTAACCGTGCGGTTGTCCGAACTCGACCTGCTCCTGCGCATCGTGGAGGACGTCTTCAATGATGGCGGGGTCGCCTTCGTCGAGCAGGCCCGCTACGACTCCGCCCGCGGGGCCAAGCTGTTGCGCCGTGAACCTCTGGGAACCTACGACTCGATCCTGGCGCTGCACCTGGCGCAGATAATGCGTGCCTCCGGCAACCACACCGTCCTCATCAGCCGCGACGAAGTGCACGCACTGTTCGCTGGGGTGCTCAACGAGATCGACCGCGACACCGTCACCTTCAGCGCCCGCATCGACGCCGCCATCGCGCGATTGACCGGGTTGGAGATTCTGCGCAAGAGCCGTGATGACGACGACAGCTATACGGTGAGCCCCGTCATCAATGCCGTCATGACGGCCTCGGTGATCACCGAGCTGCAAGGTCAGTTCGAGCTGCTGCTGAGCGGCGGCAGCGCGGGCCAGGACCTCGAAGAGGGGGAGCTCGATGCCTGA